One Streptomyces drozdowiczii DNA segment encodes these proteins:
- a CDS encoding BTAD domain-containing putative transcriptional regulator, which produces MRSVGKLIRALLSLVVLAALLAGLPVLLWWATGVVLDNGIEDLTHLFSRQDTGGAFLLLLAAAGWVGWAGFAFSVLLEIPAQLRGRTARRLSGLGASQRAAATLIGSILVLLPTAGSALAAPAAAPVSATQSYAHTGTTDTAHTTDARTTRQAASADSYTVRDVRPAESLWSIAEDRLGDGNRWHEIATLNEGRVMTDGTVFHAQGFLQPGWKLRMPAGTGAAHEAAASSGGTATVRPGDSLGAIADRELGDPARYGEIFDLNRGTEVPGGGTFTNPDLIIPGQKLKLPASGPAKPKPADPAPDESARPAPAKPTPAKPAETAKPKPTETAKPAPAKPAETAKPKPAESAPAKPAETAKPKPEESAKPDPAESANPAESAKPAPAKPAETAKPKPAESAKPAETAKPKPAESAKPAPAETATPKPVESAKPAPAETATPSPGQEKPGAAAPAGAASGDEDAGFSARTGAGIGALLAAGVLGVLGTRRIVQQRRRRPRRRIALPEGDAAVLERDMRAASADVPEGLDLLDRALRTLSAELARERTPLPQLDAVVVTPDGAALHLCEPAVPVTPFVPVVSGDEIWWCPKDSEALLPAEGASATALPYPALISLGTSFEGFPVLVDLERIGMLRLDGEAEDVRSVLLALAVELASDSLHAEHTVRLVGFGEELRAAFPGRVVHHATLEAAVTGLRAHDEAQRRALAESGSESLREARLLGTGADAWAPQIVLCALPLTGSDPSARALLDLTAAQPRTSLAAVTSADAELGLPETWSVDAAPGVVVTIPETDLEVMLQRLEPAQYAALLELMAVTERPMDEPTPTWARPQDPRLTLAVMAAPEPEAAGKDGNPMHAVPVEETITAPAPVPAHPYIRVLGPVEMESAEGPVESNRRGRLTEMAAWLVLHPGLEHRALDEAIWPGREVGHSLRNSNVSKLRAWMGGQSYLPFVTDGRYALAPYVRCDWLDFQELYQEGMHARGAAADTALARALSLVRGTPFAGTNPRNYLWADTMFHDIVSSVVDVAHELAERCLAAGDLTGVVAAATRGLVASPESELLTRDLFRAHAARGDRSAVIEAADRLNRLNEELGTDAEDETIDLLRDILKALPDAPVVGATSAA; this is translated from the coding sequence GTGCGTTCGGTTGGCAAGCTGATACGGGCCCTGCTGAGCCTCGTCGTCCTCGCGGCGCTGCTCGCCGGGCTGCCGGTGCTGCTCTGGTGGGCGACCGGCGTCGTCCTCGACAACGGGATCGAGGACCTGACCCACCTGTTCTCCCGGCAGGACACCGGGGGCGCCTTCCTGCTCCTGCTCGCCGCCGCCGGCTGGGTCGGCTGGGCGGGCTTCGCCTTCTCCGTCCTCCTGGAGATCCCCGCCCAGCTGCGCGGCCGTACGGCCCGCCGGCTGAGCGGCCTCGGGGCGAGCCAGCGGGCCGCCGCGACGCTGATCGGCTCCATCCTGGTGCTCCTGCCGACGGCCGGTTCGGCCCTCGCCGCACCGGCCGCCGCGCCGGTCTCCGCCACCCAGTCGTACGCCCACACCGGCACCACGGACACCGCGCACACCACGGACGCCCGCACCACGCGGCAGGCCGCGTCGGCCGACTCGTACACCGTGCGGGACGTCCGTCCTGCCGAGAGCCTGTGGAGCATCGCGGAGGACCGGCTGGGCGACGGCAACCGCTGGCACGAGATCGCCACGCTCAACGAGGGCCGGGTGATGACGGACGGCACGGTCTTCCACGCCCAGGGCTTCCTCCAGCCCGGCTGGAAGCTGCGGATGCCGGCCGGCACGGGTGCCGCCCACGAGGCGGCGGCGTCCTCGGGCGGGACGGCGACCGTCCGCCCCGGCGACTCGCTGGGCGCCATCGCGGACCGCGAACTCGGCGACCCGGCGCGCTACGGGGAGATCTTCGATCTCAACCGGGGTACGGAGGTGCCGGGTGGCGGCACGTTCACGAACCCGGACCTGATCATCCCGGGCCAGAAGCTGAAGCTACCGGCCTCCGGCCCGGCGAAGCCGAAGCCCGCTGACCCGGCCCCGGACGAGTCGGCCCGGCCCGCACCGGCGAAGCCGACGCCGGCCAAGCCGGCGGAGACCGCCAAGCCGAAGCCGACGGAGACGGCGAAGCCCGCGCCCGCGAAGCCGGCGGAGACGGCGAAGCCGAAGCCCGCCGAGAGCGCGCCGGCCAAGCCGGCGGAGACGGCGAAGCCGAAGCCGGAGGAGAGCGCCAAGCCGGACCCGGCCGAGTCGGCCAACCCGGCCGAGAGCGCCAAGCCCGCGCCCGCCAAGCCGGCGGAGACGGCCAAGCCGAAGCCCGCCGAGAGCGCGAAGCCGGCGGAGACGGCCAAGCCGAAGCCTGCCGAGTCGGCCAAGCCCGCGCCGGCGGAGACGGCCACGCCGAAGCCCGTCGAGTCGGCCAAGCCCGCGCCGGCGGAGACGGCCACGCCATCCCCCGGGCAGGAGAAGCCCGGGGCGGCCGCCCCGGCCGGGGCCGCTTCCGGTGACGAGGACGCCGGGTTCTCCGCGCGTACCGGCGCCGGAATCGGCGCCCTGCTCGCCGCCGGGGTCCTCGGCGTCCTCGGCACGCGCCGCATCGTGCAGCAGCGTCGTCGGCGCCCCCGGCGCCGCATCGCGTTGCCCGAGGGCGATGCCGCTGTGCTGGAGAGGGACATGCGGGCGGCCTCGGCGGACGTGCCCGAGGGGCTCGACCTGCTGGACCGCGCCCTGCGCACCCTCTCCGCCGAGCTGGCGCGCGAGCGCACGCCGCTGCCGCAGCTCGACGCCGTCGTCGTCACCCCGGACGGGGCCGCGCTCCACCTCTGCGAACCGGCCGTCCCCGTAACGCCGTTCGTGCCCGTGGTGAGCGGGGACGAGATCTGGTGGTGCCCGAAGGACTCGGAGGCGCTGCTGCCCGCCGAGGGCGCTTCGGCGACCGCGCTGCCGTATCCGGCGCTGATCAGCCTGGGCACGAGCTTCGAGGGGTTCCCGGTCCTGGTCGACCTGGAGCGGATCGGGATGCTCCGGCTGGACGGCGAGGCGGAGGACGTACGGTCCGTGCTGCTGGCGCTGGCCGTGGAGCTGGCCTCCGACTCGCTGCACGCCGAGCACACCGTCCGGCTGGTCGGCTTCGGCGAGGAGCTGCGGGCGGCGTTCCCGGGCCGCGTCGTGCACCACGCGACCCTGGAAGCCGCCGTCACCGGCCTCCGCGCCCACGACGAGGCGCAGCGGCGGGCGCTGGCGGAGAGCGGGTCGGAGAGCCTGCGCGAGGCCCGGCTGCTGGGCACCGGGGCGGACGCCTGGGCGCCGCAGATCGTGCTGTGCGCCCTGCCGCTGACCGGCTCGGACCCGAGCGCGCGCGCCCTGCTCGACCTGACGGCGGCACAGCCCCGCACCTCGCTGGCCGCCGTGACGAGCGCCGACGCCGAGCTGGGGCTGCCGGAGACCTGGAGCGTCGATGCCGCGCCCGGCGTCGTCGTGACGATCCCGGAGACCGACCTCGAAGTGATGCTGCAACGCCTCGAACCCGCCCAGTACGCCGCCTTGTTGGAGCTGATGGCGGTGACCGAGCGGCCCATGGACGAGCCGACGCCCACCTGGGCCCGGCCGCAGGACCCACGACTCACGCTCGCCGTCATGGCCGCCCCGGAACCGGAGGCCGCCGGGAAGGACGGGAACCCGATGCACGCCGTCCCCGTGGAGGAAACGATCACCGCTCCGGCACCGGTGCCCGCCCACCCGTACATCAGGGTGCTCGGGCCGGTCGAGATGGAGTCGGCCGAGGGCCCCGTCGAGTCCAACCGCCGCGGCCGCCTGACCGAGATGGCCGCCTGGCTCGTCCTGCACCCGGGTCTGGAGCACCGGGCCCTGGACGAGGCGATCTGGCCGGGCCGCGAGGTCGGGCACTCGCTGCGCAACTCCAATGTGAGCAAGCTGCGCGCCTGGATGGGCGGCCAGTCCTATCTGCCGTTCGTGACGGACGGGCGGTACGCCCTCGCCCCGTACGTGCGGTGCGACTGGCTGGACTTCCAGGAGCTGTACCAGGAGGGCATGCACGCCCGGGGCGCCGCCGCCGACACCGCGCTGGCGCGGGCGCTCTCGCTGGTCCGGGGCACCCCGTTCGCGGGGACCAACCCGCGCAATTACCTGTGGGCGGACACCATGTTCCACGACATCGTGTCGTCGGTCGTGGACGTCGCCCACGAGCTGGCGGAACGGTGCCTGGCGGCCGGTGACCTCACCGGCGTCGTCGCGGCGGCGACCCGCGGCCTGGTCGCCTCCCCGGAGAGCGAACTGCTCACCCGCGACCTCTTCCGGGCCCACGCGGCACGCGGCGACCGGTCCGCCGTCATCGAGGCGGCGGACCGGCTGAACCGGCTCAACGAGGAGCTGGGGACCGACGCGGAGGACGAGACGATCGACCTGCTCCGGGACATCCTCAAGGCCCTCCCCGACGCGCCGGTCGTGGGGGCCACCTCGGCGGCCTAG
- a CDS encoding glycoside hydrolase family 43 protein, with protein MPVRDQTGTTVSNPVIPGFHPDPSVCRVGDDYYLVCSSFEYFPGLPLFHSRDLVHWTQIGNVLDRPEQLHLTPGTRASGGIYAPTLRHHDGRFWLVVTNVEVGNLLFTTTDPAGPWSDPVPLPGVPGIDPDLAWDEDGTCWCTVAGVSQVRIDPHTGETFGEPRRIWSGAPGAKAPEAPHLYRIGDHWYLLIAEGGTERGHAVSVARGPSPAGPFEPCPDNPVLTHRGREHPVQNTGHGDLVQGPDGSWWLVLLGVRPGGGTPGWHVLGRETFLAPVTWVDGWPVIGEVTTELPAPPWPLTPVPAAAGPDRDDFDLAEPRPYWISPRRSTAGRAGTKERPGWLTLHGRGGTLDDPDAVFTGRRQQHPACRTRALTDAADGHGGLAVRLDEAHHYAVEAGGGQIRLVARIGPLRTVVASRPAPAGPVVLGIDIAPTRAPLDPCTGPDTVSLGVEEPDGTFTALGSLDGRYLSTEVTGGFTGRVIGLYAASGTVHFDWFAYEAL; from the coding sequence ATGCCAGTCCGAGACCAGACGGGCACCACCGTCAGCAACCCGGTGATCCCCGGGTTCCACCCCGACCCCAGCGTCTGCCGCGTGGGCGACGACTACTACCTGGTGTGCTCCAGCTTCGAGTACTTCCCGGGCCTCCCGCTCTTCCACAGCCGCGACCTGGTCCACTGGACGCAGATCGGCAACGTCCTGGACCGCCCCGAGCAGTTGCACCTGACGCCGGGGACCCGGGCCTCCGGCGGCATCTACGCGCCGACGCTCCGGCACCACGACGGCCGGTTCTGGCTCGTCGTCACCAATGTCGAGGTGGGCAACCTGCTGTTCACCACCACCGACCCGGCCGGCCCCTGGTCCGACCCGGTCCCGCTGCCCGGCGTGCCCGGCATCGACCCGGACCTCGCCTGGGACGAGGACGGCACCTGCTGGTGCACCGTCGCCGGGGTCTCCCAGGTCCGCATCGACCCGCACACCGGCGAGACCTTCGGCGAACCGCGCCGCATCTGGTCCGGGGCGCCCGGGGCGAAGGCGCCGGAGGCCCCGCACCTCTACCGGATCGGCGACCACTGGTACCTCCTGATCGCGGAGGGCGGCACCGAGCGCGGGCACGCCGTCTCCGTGGCGCGCGGCCCCTCGCCCGCCGGTCCGTTCGAGCCCTGCCCGGACAACCCGGTCCTCACCCACCGGGGCCGCGAGCACCCCGTCCAGAACACCGGCCACGGCGACCTGGTGCAGGGGCCGGACGGCTCCTGGTGGCTGGTGCTCCTCGGGGTGCGGCCGGGCGGCGGCACCCCCGGCTGGCACGTCCTCGGCCGGGAGACCTTCCTCGCCCCGGTGACCTGGGTGGACGGCTGGCCCGTGATCGGTGAGGTGACCACCGAACTCCCGGCCCCGCCCTGGCCGTTGACGCCCGTCCCGGCCGCCGCCGGCCCGGACCGGGACGACTTCGACCTGGCCGAGCCGCGCCCGTACTGGATCTCGCCGCGCCGCTCGACCGCCGGGCGGGCCGGGACGAAGGAGCGCCCCGGCTGGCTGACCCTGCACGGGCGGGGCGGCACGCTGGACGACCCGGACGCGGTGTTCACCGGCCGCCGCCAGCAGCATCCGGCGTGCCGGACGCGTGCGTTGACCGACGCGGCGGACGGCCACGGCGGGCTCGCGGTCCGGCTCGACGAGGCGCATCACTACGCGGTCGAGGCGGGCGGCGGCCAGATCCGGCTCGTCGCCCGGATCGGCCCGCTCCGCACGGTGGTCGCGTCCCGCCCGGCGCCCGCCGGACCGGTGGTCCTCGGGATCGACATCGCCCCCACCCGGGCCCCGCTCGACCCGTGCACAGGCCCGGACACGGTGTCCCTGGGCGTCGAGGAGCCGGACGGCACGTTCACCGCCCTCGGCTCACTCGACGGGCGCTACCTCTCCACGGAGGTCACCGGCGGCTTCACGGGCCGGGTGATCGGCCTGTACGCGGCCAGCGGCACGGTGCACTTCGACTGGTTCGCGTACGAAGCGCTCTAG
- a CDS encoding TetR family transcriptional regulator, with translation MAPDTTHTKERLLAAAKEEFAAHGIAGARVDRIAELAGVNKERIYGYFGNKQKLFDAVVGRALDELAAAVPLKGGDDPAEYVGRVYDFHRDNPVLVRLFFWEGLHYRDGVLPNEEGRRSRYEEKIAALAESFGTEASPQVAACLLSLIGLAAWPNAVPQLARLIIGPDAEAADGLDLRAHVVAFARQALSDVPAVGPAS, from the coding sequence ATGGCCCCGGACACGACCCACACCAAGGAACGGCTCCTCGCTGCGGCGAAGGAGGAATTCGCGGCTCACGGCATTGCCGGGGCGCGCGTCGACCGCATCGCGGAGCTGGCCGGCGTGAACAAGGAACGGATCTACGGCTACTTCGGCAACAAGCAGAAACTGTTCGACGCCGTCGTGGGGCGTGCACTGGACGAGCTGGCCGCGGCCGTCCCGCTGAAGGGCGGCGACGACCCCGCCGAGTACGTGGGCCGGGTCTACGACTTCCACCGCGACAATCCGGTCCTCGTCCGGCTCTTCTTCTGGGAGGGCCTGCACTACCGCGACGGCGTCCTGCCCAACGAGGAGGGCCGCCGCAGTCGCTACGAGGAGAAGATCGCCGCCCTCGCGGAGAGCTTCGGGACCGAGGCGTCGCCGCAGGTCGCGGCCTGTCTGCTGAGCCTGATCGGGCTCGCCGCCTGGCCCAACGCCGTGCCGCAACTGGCCCGCCTGATCATCGGCCCCGACGCGGAGGCGGCCGACGGCCTCGACCTGCGCGCCCATGTGGTGGCCTTCGCCCGACAGGCCCTCTCCGACGTGCCGGCCGTGGGCCCGGCTTCCTGA
- a CDS encoding response regulator transcription factor has protein sequence MRIVLAEDSVLLREGLVGLLERFGHQVVAGAGTADELIAAVGEHSPDVVVTDVRMPPGFSDEGLRAALQLRSEQPGLPVLVLSQYVQRTYAEDLLDSADGRGVGYLLKERIGHVEEFVDALARVAAGDTVVDPEVVRQLIRHRRDPLSRLSARELEVLALMAEGKSNASVAEALSVSEGTVSKHFGSILGKLDLSVDDTTNRRVLAVLAYLRG, from the coding sequence GTGCGGATCGTACTGGCCGAGGACAGCGTGCTCCTGCGCGAAGGTCTCGTCGGTCTCTTGGAGCGGTTCGGCCATCAGGTGGTGGCGGGTGCGGGCACAGCGGACGAGCTGATCGCGGCCGTCGGCGAGCACAGCCCGGACGTCGTGGTGACCGATGTCCGCATGCCGCCGGGCTTCTCCGACGAGGGCCTGCGCGCCGCTCTCCAACTGCGTTCGGAACAGCCCGGTTTGCCGGTGCTGGTGCTCAGCCAGTACGTGCAGCGCACCTACGCGGAGGACCTGCTCGACTCGGCGGACGGGCGGGGCGTCGGCTATCTCCTCAAGGAACGCATCGGCCACGTCGAGGAGTTCGTGGACGCCCTCGCCCGGGTCGCCGCCGGGGACACCGTGGTCGACCCGGAGGTGGTCCGGCAGCTGATCCGGCACCGCAGGGACCCGCTGTCCCGGCTGTCCGCGCGCGAGCTGGAGGTGCTGGCGCTGATGGCGGAGGGCAAGTCCAACGCCTCGGTGGCGGAGGCCCTTTCGGTCAGCGAGGGCACGGTGAGCAAGCACTTCGGCTCCATCCTCGGCAAGCTCGACCTGTCCGTGGACGACACCACCAATCGCCGGGTGCTCGCGGTCCTGGCGTACCTCAGGGGATAA
- a CDS encoding sensor histidine kinase, producing the protein MSSSPGLHQALWQRRYVRGPWPWRATLYLLTGALTGALALVVLLLLAVAGGALAVVLVGLPLLLTLGLSGIPFAALERRRLRLVDPGPLAPVHGEPDGPGPTAWLRTRLREWATWRELGYTLLTAVVLWPVEAVTVGAALTVCGGMIAAPVMLVVSGGEEARVLKLWLVHSYPAAFATLLAGLALLPVFAYPLGVLAAWRATVARALLTDSGAGAQLRELDRSRTRLVDAFEAERRRIERDLHDGAQQRLVALSMTLGLARLEGPPEPLAGLLAKAHGEADTALVEIRELIRGIHPQVLTDRGLGAAVEDVADRSVVPVDVELDLPERLPGAVEGGVYFAVCEALANAAKHSGAERVRVSGRVARGRLVVEVADDGRGGASAGDGTGLQGVSDRLSVLDGRLVLSSPPGGPTVFRLEVPVPAASERP; encoded by the coding sequence ATGTCCTCCTCCCCCGGCCTCCACCAGGCCCTGTGGCAGCGGCGGTACGTGCGCGGCCCCTGGCCGTGGCGGGCGACGCTCTATCTGCTGACCGGTGCGCTCACCGGCGCCCTGGCGCTCGTCGTCCTGCTGCTGCTCGCGGTCGCCGGCGGCGCGCTCGCCGTGGTCCTCGTCGGTCTCCCGCTGCTGCTCACCCTGGGTCTCTCCGGCATCCCGTTCGCCGCCCTGGAGCGCCGGAGGCTGCGGCTGGTGGATCCCGGCCCGCTCGCCCCGGTCCACGGCGAACCGGACGGCCCCGGGCCCACCGCCTGGCTGCGGACCCGGCTGCGGGAGTGGGCGACCTGGCGGGAGCTGGGGTACACGCTGCTCACCGCAGTCGTCCTGTGGCCGGTGGAAGCGGTGACCGTGGGGGCGGCGCTCACGGTGTGCGGCGGGATGATCGCGGCGCCTGTGATGCTCGTCGTGAGCGGCGGCGAGGAGGCCCGGGTCCTGAAGCTCTGGCTCGTCCACTCCTATCCGGCCGCCTTCGCGACGCTGCTCGCCGGGCTGGCGCTGCTCCCGGTGTTCGCCTATCCGCTGGGGGTGCTGGCGGCCTGGCGCGCGACGGTGGCCCGGGCGCTGCTCACGGACTCCGGGGCGGGGGCGCAGCTGCGGGAGCTGGACCGGTCCCGCACCCGGCTGGTGGACGCCTTCGAGGCAGAGCGGCGGCGCATCGAGCGCGATCTGCACGACGGGGCGCAGCAGCGGCTGGTGGCCCTCTCGATGACGCTCGGACTGGCCAGGCTCGAGGGCCCGCCGGAGCCGCTGGCGGGGCTGCTGGCGAAGGCGCACGGCGAGGCGGACACCGCGCTGGTGGAGATCCGGGAGCTGATCCGGGGCATACACCCCCAGGTCCTCACCGACCGGGGGCTGGGTGCGGCCGTGGAGGACGTCGCGGACCGTTCGGTGGTGCCGGTCGACGTGGAGCTGGACCTGCCGGAGCGGCTGCCGGGGGCCGTGGAGGGCGGGGTGTACTTCGCGGTGTGCGAGGCCCTGGCGAACGCGGCCAAGCACAGCGGGGCGGAGCGGGTCCGGGTGTCCGGGCGGGTGGCGCGGGGGCGGCTGGTGGTGGAGGTCGCGGACGACGGGCGGGGCGGCGCTTCGGCGGGGGACGGGACCGGGCTCCAGGGGGTCTCCGACCGTCTCTCGGTGCTGGACGGCCGTTTGGTACTGTCCAGTCCCCCCGGCGGGCCCACGGTGTTCCGCCTGGAAGTGCCGGTGCCGGCCGCGAGCGAGAGGCCCTGA
- a CDS encoding ABC transporter ATP-binding protein, protein MNHAAVRLRSVTRSYAGRSGAVTALDAVTLDIPRGSFTAVMGPSGSGKSTLLQCTAGLDRPTAGEVFLGDTELTGLSERRLTLLRRSRIGFVFQAFNLLPALTAEQNVALPLRLAGRRPKRAEVLAVLERVGLGGRAGHRPGELSGGQQQRVALARALVTRPDVLFGDEPTGALDSTTGRGVLTLLRTMADDGQTVIMVTHDPVAASYADRVLFLADGRVRDELHAPAAEEIASRMTRMGAVPC, encoded by the coding sequence ATGAATCACGCAGCCGTCCGACTCCGCTCGGTCACCCGGTCCTACGCCGGCAGATCCGGTGCCGTCACCGCGCTCGACGCGGTCACCCTGGACATCCCCCGGGGCTCCTTCACCGCCGTCATGGGCCCCTCCGGCTCCGGGAAGTCCACCCTGCTCCAGTGCACCGCCGGCCTCGACCGGCCCACCGCGGGAGAGGTGTTCCTCGGAGACACGGAGCTGACCGGGCTGAGCGAGCGCCGGCTGACCTTACTCCGCCGCAGCCGCATCGGCTTCGTCTTCCAGGCGTTCAACCTGCTCCCCGCCCTCACCGCCGAGCAGAACGTGGCCCTGCCGCTCCGGCTCGCGGGCCGCCGCCCGAAGCGCGCCGAAGTCCTCGCCGTGCTGGAGAGGGTGGGCCTCGGGGGCCGCGCGGGGCACCGCCCCGGTGAGCTGTCCGGCGGCCAGCAGCAGCGGGTGGCGCTCGCCCGCGCCCTGGTCACCCGGCCCGACGTGCTCTTCGGCGACGAGCCGACGGGCGCGCTGGACTCCACGACCGGCCGCGGGGTGCTGACCCTGCTCCGCACCATGGCGGACGACGGCCAGACCGTGATCATGGTGACGCACGACCCGGTCGCCGCCTCCTACGCGGACCGGGTGCTGTTCCTCGCGGACGGCCGCGTGCGCGACGAGCTGCACGCCCCGGCAGCCGAGGAGATCGCGTCCCGGATGACCCGGATGGGAGCCGTCCCGTGCTGA
- a CDS encoding FtsX-like permease family protein — protein sequence MLKLLLQGVRARWVTLAGSFIALALGAGIIATTGLALAATFDGPDQAPERFAAAPVVVRGADQVRVRTSIGVRTRKLPDPRPVPAEVAARLAGLGRTAVDRTFPVSAGNGTGDAVGHPWAVAAATPYRLLSGRPPAAPGEVVVAAGEGAVGDRIVLITPAGKGRWTVTGTVRPAPFERAVFFGEAEAARLSPDIDAVVVHADPAAVRAAVGPGLDVLTGDERRRADRDPDRDAEALASVNALLGTAAGITAFVSVFVVASTFSFAVAQRRREFGLLRMAGATPGQVRRLVYAEAALVGVLASAAGCRLGISGAPRLADWMVQQGLAPAWFTIGDQNWPLHTAFWTGLAVALAGAVAAAHRAGRVRPAEALRDAAVDSGTMPPVRIVLGAAVLLTGAVLVVLGLVQDPAGLLKRKTYTTQPMLLITGCALFAPVLVRPAIRFLAWLPARLPGATGLLVRENASAGLRRTAAVAAPVLVTVALAASLMGTKATIDAAKAAEARGQVTADFVAVDERSGIPAEFTDRARRVPGARVSASRATSVTVLEEGTALVRSDARAVDPAHFAAVSALPVVAGRLADLDDRSIVVNEEWAVHRVGARVRVWLGDGREATLRIAAVLAVGTGDNGVYLTPHNAAGAPVDRVGIAIRAGADRQAVERGLRAAGRATGTEVLTREQWSATQVPGGGSTRTGLLMILAIALVYTGIALANTQVMATADRVRDFAVLRLAGATKAQVLRLAGAEALAVVAVGAVLGGAVAALNLLGIRAALGRLDVPAAVVVPWEAIGLVVAVSAALAVVFAVLPARIALRTRPI from the coding sequence GTGCTGAAGCTCCTGCTCCAGGGCGTGAGGGCCCGCTGGGTCACCCTCGCCGGCTCCTTCATCGCGCTGGCCCTCGGCGCGGGGATCATCGCCACGACCGGGCTGGCCCTCGCCGCCACCTTCGACGGCCCGGACCAGGCGCCGGAACGGTTCGCGGCGGCGCCGGTGGTGGTGCGGGGTGCGGACCAGGTGCGCGTACGCACCTCGATCGGCGTCCGTACGCGGAAGCTCCCCGATCCCCGTCCGGTTCCGGCCGAGGTGGCCGCGCGGCTGGCGGGGCTGGGGCGCACGGCGGTGGACCGCACGTTCCCGGTGTCGGCGGGGAACGGGACCGGCGACGCGGTCGGGCATCCCTGGGCAGTCGCCGCCGCGACCCCGTACCGGCTGCTCTCCGGGCGTCCGCCCGCCGCGCCCGGCGAGGTCGTGGTCGCGGCGGGGGAGGGGGCCGTCGGAGACCGGATCGTGCTCATAACGCCTGCGGGCAAGGGGCGTTGGACGGTGACCGGGACCGTGCGCCCCGCTCCCTTCGAGCGCGCCGTGTTCTTCGGCGAGGCGGAGGCCGCCCGGCTCTCCCCGGACATCGACGCCGTCGTGGTGCACGCCGACCCGGCCGCCGTACGCGCCGCCGTCGGACCCGGCCTCGACGTCCTGACGGGCGACGAGCGGCGCAGGGCCGACCGCGACCCGGACCGGGACGCCGAGGCGCTGGCCTCCGTGAACGCCCTGCTGGGCACCGCCGCCGGCATCACCGCCTTCGTCTCCGTGTTCGTCGTCGCCTCGACGTTCTCCTTCGCCGTGGCCCAGCGCCGCCGCGAGTTCGGCCTGCTGCGCATGGCGGGCGCGACACCCGGCCAGGTGCGCCGCCTGGTCTATGCGGAGGCCGCGCTCGTCGGCGTCCTCGCCTCGGCGGCGGGCTGCCGGCTGGGGATCTCCGGGGCGCCCCGGCTCGCGGACTGGATGGTCCAACAGGGCCTCGCCCCGGCCTGGTTCACCATCGGGGACCAGAACTGGCCGCTGCACACCGCCTTCTGGACCGGCCTCGCCGTCGCCCTCGCCGGAGCGGTCGCCGCCGCACACCGCGCCGGACGGGTCCGCCCGGCCGAGGCGCTGCGGGACGCCGCCGTGGACAGCGGCACGATGCCGCCGGTACGGATAGTGCTGGGCGCCGCCGTCCTGCTCACGGGAGCGGTGCTGGTGGTGCTCGGGCTCGTCCAGGACCCGGCGGGGCTCCTCAAGCGCAAGACGTACACCACACAGCCGATGCTCCTGATCACCGGATGCGCCCTGTTCGCGCCCGTCCTGGTGCGCCCCGCGATCCGGTTCCTGGCCTGGCTGCCCGCCCGGCTCCCGGGCGCCACCGGCCTCCTGGTCCGGGAGAACGCCTCGGCCGGGCTGCGCCGGACGGCCGCCGTCGCCGCGCCCGTGCTCGTCACCGTCGCCCTGGCCGCGTCGCTGATGGGCACCAAGGCGACGATCGACGCGGCGAAGGCGGCGGAGGCGCGCGGCCAGGTGACGGCGGACTTCGTGGCCGTGGATGAACGCTCCGGGATTCCGGCGGAGTTCACCGACCGCGCCCGCCGCGTTCCGGGTGCCCGGGTCAGCGCCTCGCGCGCCACCTCCGTCACCGTGCTCGAAGAGGGCACCGCCCTCGTCCGCTCCGACGCCCGGGCGGTGGACCCGGCCCACTTCGCCGCCGTGTCCGCGCTGCCCGTGGTCGCCGGCCGGCTCGCCGACCTGGACGACCGCTCGATCGTCGTCAACGAGGAGTGGGCCGTGCACAGGGTCGGCGCCCGCGTCCGGGTCTGGCTCGGCGACGGCCGCGAGGCCACCCTCCGTATCGCGGCCGTGCTCGCCGTCGGCACCGGCGACAACGGCGTCTACCTCACCCCGCACAACGCGGCCGGCGCCCCCGTCGACCGCGTCGGGATCGCCATACGCGCCGGGGCCGACCGGCAGGCCGTCGAACGCGGGCTGCGCGCCGCCGGGCGGGCCACCGGCACCGAGGTGCTGACCCGTGAGCAGTGGTCCGCGACCCAGGTGCCGGGCGGCGGCTCCACCCGGACCGGGCTGCTGATGATCCTCGCCATCGCCCTGGTCTACACGGGGATAGCCCTCGCCAACACCCAGGTCATGGCCACCGCGGACCGGGTTCGCGACTTCGCCGTGCTGCGCCTCGCCGGGGCGACGAAGGCGCAGGTGCTGCGGCTGGCCGGGGCGGAGGCGCTGGCCGTGGTCGCGGTGGGCGCGGTGCTCGGCGGAGCGGTGGCCGCGCTGAATCTGCTCGGCATACGGGCCGCGCTCGGCCGGCTCGACGTCCCGGCGGCGGTCGTCGTGCCGTGGGAGGCGATAGGGCTCGTGGTCGCGGTCAGCGCGGCGCTGGCGGTGGTCTTCGCCGTGCTGCCCGCCCGGATCGCCCTGCGCACCCGGCCGATCTGA